In Leptospira harrisiae, a genomic segment contains:
- a CDS encoding heme exporter protein CcmB, which produces MLLTLLKKEFYLIGRSLGGVVSLFTLSVSVVFIFYTSIEVNEMLSERSVRGIKWAIIFILNFVIVSQSLWEERESMGWEASLSFVSPISLYLAKSFAIWFCTILVNGALVLVLSVFFQNMSIDRYWGEWLFANLGSGCLVFLGVSLGLIAFESRLKEIIIPLLQLPFSIPLFLFGLEAEHRYWLEPGFYLPSVGLLLFFMIFYATLGSVMIEILKNEH; this is translated from the coding sequence TTGTTACTCACCTTACTTAAAAAAGAATTTTACCTGATTGGCCGCTCTCTTGGTGGGGTCGTTTCCCTTTTTACTTTAAGTGTTTCTGTGGTTTTTATATTCTACACTTCCATCGAAGTGAACGAAATGTTATCAGAACGAAGTGTCCGGGGAATCAAATGGGCTATTATCTTTATCCTTAACTTTGTCATTGTAAGTCAAAGCCTTTGGGAAGAGAGAGAATCGATGGGTTGGGAAGCAAGTCTCTCTTTTGTCAGTCCTATCTCCCTATATTTAGCCAAATCCTTTGCTATTTGGTTTTGCACCATCCTTGTGAATGGAGCACTAGTCCTTGTCCTTTCCGTTTTCTTTCAAAACATGAGTATCGACCGGTATTGGGGAGAATGGCTTTTTGCAAACCTAGGCAGTGGCTGTTTGGTCTTTCTTGGAGTGTCACTTGGACTCATTGCTTTTGAGAGTCGTTTGAAGGAAATCATCATTCCCTTATTGCAACTTCCGTTTTCTATTCCGCTCTTTCTTTTTGGGTTGGAGGCGGAACACCGGTACTGGCTGGAACCAGGGTTTTACCTACCTTCAGTGGGCCTTCTTTTGTTTTTTATGATTTTTTATGCAACTCTTGGTTCGGTGATGATTGAGATTCTAAAGAATGAGCACTGA
- a CDS encoding tetratricopeptide repeat protein: MFFRSFSLALLFLFPSLVWGQKLIGNQEYPEILWGKDQEFDTSDFPNGSFVHQKDDFILARGKLFQGEPPKSNGSFTFESETITNSGKWNNDTIELLLSGKPNARLQAIKRLEAGIRFDPQFFPFRYNLGRLYSLEMKYEKALVEFEYAKAEMPDYFKTYLHIAILSEITRQVYYAIMNYKLAVEKNPYDTEALIRLADHYLATGLKNRALLYLNKALKIEEESPNVKLGFARLEMEKGNFHIAYKIFNRTTLTTAEGKPKPYDKKFHYYFAETASKVTDYETAEEEYTKMLSFTNDPFFATVSSKVIARRRDIAKKFAEAKRTQLDDSEEETTPPNE, translated from the coding sequence ATGTTCTTCCGTAGCTTCAGTCTCGCACTTCTGTTTTTATTTCCCAGTCTAGTTTGGGGACAAAAACTGATTGGAAACCAGGAATATCCAGAAATCCTTTGGGGCAAAGACCAAGAATTTGATACCTCTGATTTTCCGAATGGATCTTTTGTTCACCAAAAAGATGACTTCATTCTTGCCAGGGGAAAACTATTCCAAGGAGAACCTCCCAAATCAAATGGAAGTTTTACTTTTGAATCAGAAACCATAACTAATTCCGGAAAATGGAATAACGATACCATAGAACTTTTGCTTTCAGGAAAACCTAACGCCCGCCTCCAAGCCATCAAACGTTTGGAAGCTGGGATTCGGTTTGATCCTCAGTTTTTTCCTTTTCGTTACAATTTAGGAAGATTGTATTCACTTGAAATGAAATATGAAAAAGCCCTCGTGGAATTTGAATATGCCAAAGCAGAAATGCCCGATTACTTTAAAACTTACCTCCACATTGCAATTCTTTCCGAAATCACTCGCCAAGTATATTATGCAATCATGAATTACAAATTAGCAGTAGAAAAAAATCCATATGATACGGAAGCACTGATTCGTTTGGCTGATCATTATTTGGCAACAGGATTAAAAAACAGAGCACTCCTCTATCTAAACAAAGCCCTGAAGATTGAAGAAGAAAGTCCAAATGTAAAATTAGGATTTGCTAGACTTGAAATGGAAAAGGGAAACTTTCATATTGCTTATAAAATTTTTAATCGCACTACTCTTACAACAGCAGAAGGAAAACCAAAACCTTACGATAAAAAATTCCATTATTATTTTGCTGAAACTGCTTCCAAAGTTACAGATTATGAAACTGCTGAAGAAGAATATACAAAGATGCTTAGTTTTACCAATGATCCATTTTTTGCCACTGTATCTTCAAAAGTAATCGCAAGAAGGCGTGACATTGCGAAAAAATTTGCAGAAGCAAAACGAACTCAATTGGATGATTCGGAGGAAGAAACAACACCGCCAAACGAATGA
- a CDS encoding ABC transporter ATP-binding protein → MNQTLLETKALTITVGEKVLLKEIYLSFFETGLVAVLGENGAGKSTLLKEIYHHSLSSPKWTWTQGKKKLSYLGHELGFYSSLSLEENLEYFAKLDGRPLDLSKKKHLLESFRLQKRIWDPIHTFSRGMKQKAAILRVLLSSADVILFDEPYTGLDADSSKILSALLNEESKSRLILAVLHSIPNELECTSQLQIEKGGVFVTHLT, encoded by the coding sequence ATGAACCAAACCCTTTTGGAAACAAAAGCGCTTACTATTACTGTCGGCGAAAAGGTCTTACTGAAAGAGATTTATCTTTCTTTTTTTGAGACAGGACTTGTGGCTGTACTCGGTGAAAATGGGGCCGGTAAATCCACACTCCTAAAAGAAATCTACCACCATTCTCTCTCTTCTCCCAAATGGACTTGGACCCAAGGCAAAAAAAAACTAAGTTATCTTGGTCATGAATTGGGTTTTTATTCTTCCTTAAGTTTAGAGGAAAATTTAGAATATTTTGCTAAGTTAGATGGGCGTCCTTTAGATCTCTCCAAAAAAAAACATCTATTAGAATCCTTCCGTTTACAAAAGCGGATTTGGGATCCCATTCATACATTTTCGCGTGGAATGAAACAAAAAGCAGCCATCCTTCGTGTTTTGCTTTCTTCTGCTGATGTAATTTTGTTTGACGAACCCTATACCGGGTTAGACGCTGATTCTTCGAAAATTCTCAGTGCTCTTTTGAATGAAGAATCAAAATCAAGATTGATATTGGCGGTTCTCCATTCCATTCCCAACGAATTAGAATGTACATCTCAATTACAAATTGAGAAGGGAGGTGTGTTTGTTACTCACCTTACTTAA
- a CDS encoding hydroxymethylglutaryl-CoA lyase: MEHIKITEVGPRDGLQNEKTILSTQDKFEFVSRLVESGVKQMELTSFVRKDRIPQMGDAIDLSKLVLPKYHNQVQFSSLTPNAKGYEGAKEAGFSEVAVFTATSETFTKRNINMSIEESLNFFKPIFTQAKSDGIKVRGYISTVIACPYEGKLKPEKTLEIAERLLDSGAYEISLGETIGVAVPSEVETLLEVLLKKIPKTYFAGHFHDTYGMAIANTKQALNMGIRSFDSSAGGLGGCPYAKGAAGNVATEDLVYFLHREGYQTGIQLDSLISASRFMEEKIGRKLTSRTYIAMKNVD; the protein is encoded by the coding sequence TTGGAACATATAAAAATCACAGAAGTGGGACCAAGAGACGGATTACAAAACGAAAAAACCATTCTCTCCACTCAGGATAAATTCGAATTCGTATCTCGTCTAGTAGAAAGCGGTGTAAAACAAATGGAACTCACGTCCTTTGTGCGTAAAGATCGAATCCCGCAAATGGGAGATGCCATAGACCTCTCTAAACTTGTCCTTCCCAAATATCACAACCAAGTGCAATTTTCTTCTCTCACACCCAATGCCAAGGGATATGAAGGTGCCAAGGAAGCCGGTTTTTCTGAAGTCGCAGTGTTTACAGCAACCTCAGAAACGTTTACTAAAAGAAATATCAATATGTCCATTGAAGAGAGCTTAAATTTTTTTAAACCCATCTTCACCCAAGCAAAATCAGATGGAATCAAAGTAAGAGGATACATCTCTACAGTGATCGCCTGCCCTTATGAAGGAAAATTAAAACCAGAAAAAACACTTGAAATCGCAGAACGACTGCTAGATTCAGGCGCTTACGAAATTTCTTTAGGAGAAACAATTGGTGTAGCCGTTCCATCGGAAGTTGAAACTCTATTAGAAGTCCTTTTGAAAAAGATTCCAAAAACTTATTTTGCAGGACACTTCCATGATACTTATGGAATGGCCATAGCGAACACAAAACAAGCACTCAACATGGGCATTCGTAGTTTTGATAGTTCTGCGGGTGGACTCGGCGGATGTCCTTATGCGAAGGGGGCCGCAGGAAATGTAGCCACTGAGGACTTAGTGTATTTTCTCCATAGAGAAGGTTACCAAACCGGAATCCAATTGGATTCACTCATTTCTGCCAGTCGGTTTATGGAAGAAAAAATCGGAAGGAAACTCACTTCCAGAACCTATATTGCAATGAAGAATGTCGATTGA
- a CDS encoding ABC transporter ATP-binding protein translates to MFALKNISVKVGGRPLLKNIHLEAKPNEITGLIGKSGSGKSTLFRLALGLLGETDGYQWSGNLFWKEKELPNRKNPKLQPVFQDPHGSFSHLGTMKELLLEPIRIKNHFFLKEETKRQEWDRIKTFCNRFELPEELLVKTKQELSGGQLQRFAILRALLMDPEYLLLDEPVTALDVLVQKKIAEELKQMNQTEKLGMFIVSHDLGFLSYMCDRIFVLDGGEIVEFGRTKEILTNPKSELLQSLMEARNHSFGGVVSSSESSN, encoded by the coding sequence ATGTTTGCTCTTAAAAATATATCTGTAAAAGTGGGTGGCCGTCCTCTTTTAAAGAATATCCATTTAGAAGCAAAACCGAATGAAATCACGGGTTTAATTGGAAAATCAGGATCTGGAAAATCGACCTTGTTTCGATTGGCCTTGGGACTACTTGGTGAAACTGATGGATACCAGTGGAGTGGCAATCTCTTTTGGAAAGAAAAGGAATTACCCAACCGGAAGAATCCAAAACTCCAACCAGTTTTTCAAGACCCACACGGAAGTTTTTCCCATCTAGGTACGATGAAAGAATTACTTCTTGAACCGATACGAATTAAAAACCACTTTTTTTTAAAGGAAGAAACCAAAAGGCAAGAGTGGGATCGGATAAAAACATTTTGTAATCGATTTGAATTGCCAGAAGAATTGTTAGTAAAAACAAAACAAGAGTTAAGTGGTGGTCAACTACAGAGATTTGCAATTTTAAGAGCCTTACTTATGGATCCCGAATATTTGCTTTTGGATGAACCAGTCACTGCTCTCGATGTCCTAGTCCAAAAGAAAATAGCAGAAGAACTCAAACAAATGAACCAAACAGAAAAGTTGGGTATGTTCATTGTCTCTCATGATTTGGGATTTTTATCTTATATGTGTGATCGGATTTTTGTACTTGATGGCGGCGAAATTGTTGAATTTGGTAGAACTAAGGAAATTCTAACAAACCCAAAATCTGAATTATTACAAAGCTTAATGGAAGCAAGAAATCATTCGTTTGGCGGTGTTGTTTCTTCCTCCGAATCATCCAATTGA